From the Capnocytophaga sp. oral taxon 878 genome, the window TCAAGATACATGCCCTCTATGATATTGAAAATCAAAAGGCAATGATCTTTAATGTTACAAATGCCAAAGTAAATGATGTAAATGCTATGGATATAATTCCTTATGAGATAGGTTCATACAGAGGATACAATGACTTCAAGCATCTCTATAAAATCAAAACATTAAACTCTTTCTTTGTTGTCAGATCCAAGAAAAACTCTCAATATAAATGTATTAAATATAAACGTCGATTTCCGAAGAACATATTGCCTGATGCAGAGATTGAATTGATTGGATACTATCCTCATCAATACTATCCAGAATCTCTCAGGCTTATTCGTTATTGAGATAACGAGTCGAACAAAGAGTTTACCTATTTTACCAATGCTAAACATCTAACGGCTTAACAAATTGCAAAACTTCATAAAAACAGATGACAAGTTGAGTTTTTCTTTAAATGTCTCAAATAAAATCTCAAGATCAAAAAAAATCTGTGCTGTAAGAATATAAATCTATGCAGCTATATCTGCTTACTGTTTAGTTGCTATTATACAATATGATATGAAACTTAAGAGAAGTGATTATAAACTCCTGCAGCTATTCAGTATTTCGTTGACAGATAAAACTCCTTTGAGAGAACTTTTTGACAAAACTATATTCATAATAACAAAGAACGAAATAGTTCAGTGGAACATTATTATTTAACTTTGATTAGTGTCATTTTTTATTGGACACTAGTGATATTTAACAAGAAAAACTATCTTACCATAACTTAGTTCTTTAGATAAAACCATCCTTTGAGATTTTGAGTTTGTTGGTTTTCATCTTTATATTCAATGAAATAAAAGTAAGTATTAGAAGGTAAAGATTTTAAAGTTTTTTTGTACTTTCCTTCAAAAACATTGGTTTCATTATTGTAATTAAAACACTCAAATACTTTTTTAGCATCTTTACTGAAAATTAGAACTTTGTTATTAGGGTACTTTTCAATGCCTAAGATATGAAAATAGTCATTTTTATTATCGTTGTTAGCTGAAATACCATTGAAAACCTCTACTTTGTGGGTTACTTTTATAGTGACAGTAGCAGAACTACAATGTTCAGGAAAATTATCTGAACATAAGTTGTAAACAAAGCTATCAAAACCAATAAAATTATTATTAGGCTGGTAATATATGGTGTTATTTTCATTAAGAACTGCAATTCCTTTAAGAGGAAAAATAGTTATAGTAGGTGTACTATTATAGGTAGTATCATTATTGAGTATAGGAATTTCTATAGGGATATTCATAAAAGTTGTAATATTATCATCTATGGCTATAGGAGTTAGAGAGATTCCTATTGAGGTAGGAGTAGTTACAGTAGGAGTAGTTACAGTAGGAGTAGTTACAGTAGGAGTAGTTATAGTAGGAGTAGTTATAGTAGGAGTAGTTATAGTAGGAGTAGTTATAGTAGGAGTAGTTATAGTAGGAGTTATAGTAGGAGTTATAGTAGGAGTTATAGTAGGAGTTATAGTAGGAGTAGTTACAGTAGCTACTACATTTATAATTACAGTAGCAGTAGCACAATGTTTAGGATTAGTTTCTTCACAAATACTATATACTAAAGAGTAAATTCCAACAGGTATGTTAGCAGGGATAATAATCTTTCCTCCTAGTGCTATATTAAGAATGTCTTTACTAGAACCTGATACAATAGATAAATTAACAGTTTCATCAGTGGGACTAGCAGTGCCCAGTTGGTCATTGTCAAATATACTACCAACAAATTGTTTTTCAGAAGAAGTAGTAATAGTATAAGTGTCATTTTGTGCAATAAGAGTAGGAGTTTGAGTGGTAGGAGTTTGAGTGGTAGGAGTAGTTACAATAGCTACTACATTTATAATCACAGTAGCAGTAGCACAATGTTTAGGATTAGCTTCTTCACAAATACTATATACTAAAGAGTAAGTTCCAATAGGTATGTTGGCAGGAATAATAATTTTTCCTCCTAAGGCTATGTTAAGAATATTTTTACTAGAGCTAGATACAGATAAATTAACAGTTTTATCAGATGGAGTAGCAGTGCCCAATTGGTCATTATCATATATACTACCTATAAATTGTTTTTCAGAAGAAGCAGTAATAGTATAAGTGTCATTTTGTGCAATAAGAGTAGTAGGAGTTTGAGTGGTAGGTGTTTGAGTAGTAGGTGTTTGAGTAGTAGGTGTTTGAGTAGTAGGTGTTTGAGTAGTAGGTGTTTGAGTAGTAGTAGGAGTCTGTGTAGTTACAGAAGCAACTACATTTATAGTTACAGTGGCAGTAGCACAATGTTTGGGATATGCTTCTTCACAGATACGATACACTAAAGAGTAAGTTCCTACAGGAGTGTTGGCAGGAATAATAATTTTTCCTCCTAATGCAATATTAAGAATATTTTTACCAGAACCTGATACCACTGATAAATTAACAGTTTCATCAGAAGGAGTAGCATTACCTATTAGGTCATTATCATATATACTACCTACAAATTGTTTTTCAGATGAAACAGTAGCAGTATAAGTATCATCTAGAGCAATAAAAGTAGTAGAAGTTTGAGTAGTAGGTGTTTGAGTGGTAGGTGTTTGAGTGGTAGGTGTTTGAGTGGTAGGTGTTTGAGTGGTAGGTGTTTGAGTGGTAGGTGTTTGAGTGGTAGGTGTTTGAGTGGTAGGTGTTTGAGTGGTAGGTGTTTGAGTGGTAGGTGTCTGTGTAGTTACAGAAGCAACTACATTTACAGTTACAGTGGCAGTAACACAATGTTTAGGATAAACTTCTTCGCAAATACTATATACTAAGTAGTAAGTTCCTACAGAGGTGTTGGCAGGGATAATAATCTTTCCTCCTAAGGCTATATTAAGTATGCTTTTACCAGAACCAGATACAACTGATAAATTAACAGTTTTATCAGAAGGAGTAGCATTACCTATTAGGTCATTATCATATATACTACCTACAAATTGTTTTTCAGATGAAATTGTAATAGTATAAGTATCATCTAGAGCAATAAGAGTAGTGGGAGTCTGTATAGTAGGTGTTTGAGTAGTAGTAGGAGTAGTTACAGAAGCAACTACATTTACAGTTACAGTGGCAGTAACACAATGTTTAGGATAAGCTTCTTCGCAAATACTATATACTAAGGAGTAAGTTCCTACAGGGGTGTTGGCAGGTATAATAATCTTTCCTCCTAAGGCTATATTAAGTATGTTTTTATCAGAACCAGATACAACTGATAAATTAACAGTTTTATCAGAAGGAGTAGCATTACCTATTAGGTCATTATCATATACACTACCTACAAATTGTTTTTCAGATGAAACTGTAATAGTATAAGTATCATCTTTTACAATAAGAGTAGTAGGAGTTTGAGTAGTAGGAGTTTGAGTAGTAGGAGTTTGAGTAGTAGGAGTTTGAGTAGTAGGAGTTTGAGTAGTAGGAGTTTGAGTAGTAGGAGTTTGAGTAGTAGGAGTTTGAGTAGTAGGAGTTTGAGTAGTAGGAGTTTGAGTAGTAGGAGTTTGAGTAGTAGGAGTTTGAGTAGTAGGAGTTTGAGTAGTAGGAGTTTGAGTAGTAGGAGTTTGAGTAGTAGGAGTTTGAGTAGTAGGAGTCGTTATAGTAGCAACTACATTTACAGTTACAGTAGCAGCTGCACAATGTTTAGGATCCGCTTCTTCACAGATACGATACATTAAAGAGTAAGTCCCAACAGGTATATTTGCAGGGATAATAATCTTTCCTCCTAGTGCTATATTAAGAATGTTTTTATCAGAACCTGATACAACAGATGAATTAACAGTTTCATCAGTAGGAGTAGAGGAACCTATTAGGTCATTATCATATATACTGCCTACAGATTGTTTTTCAGATGAAGTTGTAATAGTATAAGTATCGTCTAGTGCAATAATAGT encodes:
- a CDS encoding gliding motility-associated C-terminal domain-containing protein yields the protein MRVMQPQTKTSSTFFLAFSLFFFNIFATTIASTNLKIHYSIINNLPKITLITKNDTYTITTSSEKQLVGSVYENDSLDGITLAGRKLEPKIISTTTSVIGGEPLRIMNLSGMITIPANTPIGTYILVYQLCNEDNPNECSEASVTINVIEKVAISNTQSPTVTAPTTIIALDDTYTITTSSEKQSVGSIYDNDLIGSSTPTDETVNSSVVSGSDKNILNIALGGKIIIPANIPVGTYSLMYRICEEADPKHCAAATVTVNVVATITTPTTQTPTTQTPTTQTPTTQTPTTQTPTTQTPTTQTPTTQTPTTQTPTTQTPTTQTPTTQTPTTQTPTTQTPTTQTPTTQTPTTLIVKDDTYTITVSSEKQFVGSVYDNDLIGNATPSDKTVNLSVVSGSDKNILNIALGGKIIIPANTPVGTYSLVYSICEEAYPKHCVTATVTVNVVASVTTPTTTQTPTIQTPTTLIALDDTYTITISSEKQFVGSIYDNDLIGNATPSDKTVNLSVVSGSGKSILNIALGGKIIIPANTSVGTYYLVYSICEEVYPKHCVTATVTVNVVASVTTQTPTTQTPTTQTPTTQTPTTQTPTTQTPTTQTPTTQTPTTQTPTTQTPTTQTSTTFIALDDTYTATVSSEKQFVGSIYDNDLIGNATPSDETVNLSVVSGSGKNILNIALGGKIIIPANTPVGTYSLVYRICEEAYPKHCATATVTINVVASVTTQTPTTTQTPTTQTPTTQTPTTQTPTTQTPTTQTPTTLIAQNDTYTITASSEKQFIGSIYDNDQLGTATPSDKTVNLSVSSSSKNILNIALGGKIIIPANIPIGTYSLVYSICEEANPKHCATATVIINVVAIVTTPTTQTPTTQTPTLIAQNDTYTITTSSEKQFVGSIFDNDQLGTASPTDETVNLSIVSGSSKDILNIALGGKIIIPANIPVGIYSLVYSICEETNPKHCATATVIINVVATVTTPTITPTITPTITPTITPTITTPTITTPTITTPTITTPTITTPTVTTPTVTTPTVTTPTSIGISLTPIAIDDNITTFMNIPIEIPILNNDTTYNSTPTITIFPLKGIAVLNENNTIYYQPNNNFIGFDSFVYNLCSDNFPEHCSSATVTIKVTHKVEVFNGISANNDNKNDYFHILGIEKYPNNKVLIFSKDAKKVFECFNYNNETNVFEGKYKKTLKSLPSNTYFYFIEYKDENQQTQNLKGWFYLKN